In Gopherus flavomarginatus isolate rGopFla2 chromosome 1, rGopFla2.mat.asm, whole genome shotgun sequence, a single genomic region encodes these proteins:
- the TSGA13 gene encoding LOW QUALITY PROTEIN: testis-specific gene 13 protein (The sequence of the model RefSeq protein was modified relative to this genomic sequence to represent the inferred CDS: deleted 1 base in 1 codon), translated as MPIDQDSLVNSCLSYYARDGKHLVTSCSKYNCAKYFVPLSDAKFQDYLDSRKRSIKLMCRSSEFNQDKTTLIVTNNPLPDLNSSHRKDTPMKFFCKEHLGRGIDARSQLHLPPLKTQQNQLTGPGACFAEGNVGKSLQFSRFSTDTDFKTEGQFSKSCAERRLLKLYPRLHFQAFPRLDTKEVQSLPRKNSKPTRETSCQWEPLTLSSLFEAKPIVKVPGENSFKYGKVSKWVVSSSFVDSSK; from the exons ATGCCAATAGATCAGGACAGCCTGGTA AACTCCTGCCTGAGTTACTATGCCAGGGATGGAAAGCACCTTGTAACTTCTTGCAGCAAATATAACTGT GCTAAGTACTTTGTGCCGCTGAGCGACGCTAAATTTCAAGACTATCTCGATAGCCGCAAGAGATCCATCAAACTTATGTGCAGATCTTCAGAGTTCAATCAAGACAAGACAACACTGATCGTAACTAATAATCCCCTTCCTGACCTGAATTCCAGTCACAGAAAGGACACCCCCATGAAGTTTTTCTGCAAAGAGCACTTAGGAAGG GGGATCGATGCCAGGAGTCAGCTTCATTTACCCCCACTGAAGACACAACAGAACCAGCTGACTGGACCAGGTGCATGTTTTGCTGAGGGAAATGTTGGGAAATCACTCCAGTTCAG CAGGTTTTCCACAGACACTGATTTCAAGACTGAAGGACAGTTTTCCAAAAGCTGTGCTGAGAGGCGATTGCTAAAGCTGTACCCCCGTCTCCACTTTCAAGCTTTCCCTAGACTAG ATACAAAGGAAGTGCAATCCCTTCCAAGAAAGAACAGCAAGCCCACAAGAGAAACAAGCTGCCAGTGGGAACCATTAACTCTTTCCTCTCTTTTTGAAGCAAAGCCCATTGTCAAAGTACCAGGGGAAAACAGCTTCAAGTATGGGAAAGTCTCAAAGTGGGTAGTAAGCAGTTCTTTTGTAGATAGTTCCAAATAA